In the genome of Carya illinoinensis cultivar Pawnee chromosome 13, C.illinoinensisPawnee_v1, whole genome shotgun sequence, the window AAAACAGATGCTGAAACCCAAAAGTTCTCTCTGtgctttttttatttggtgGGGAGGGTTTGGTTTCTTCCGGGAAACCTGAACGGAGACTTAAATTCCCCGATCTCGCAtcatataaagaaaattaaaaacatgaaCTTGTAAACAAGACCATGCAACAAACGGACATGAACAACATCCACAAAAAGCTAACAttcccagagagagagagagagggcttaCTGAGAGAGAGACCGTgacttgagagttgagtgtactCAAAAGAGAGCTTTCGGCGGAAAGAACGATGCGTATGAATTTACTAGTGGGGGTTGTAACAAGTATATATAGACGTACACATGCACGCATACTCCGAACAAGTGTTGTGTGGCGTGCTTTGAGAAAGCGACGGCCTTTGGCATCTGTTGAAAGCCAGGTTTACCCAAAAGACACCCCAACTTGTAGATACCTAATTGCCAAAAGCCACATGTAATTTAACTATTATAATTAAGTAACCAAAGTGTAATACTAAAATCAGGGGGACAACCcacataatataaaaatttatgccGCTATAGTCAACAATACATAAACAGTAACattattttctgttttgttattatatagattCTCTCCTTATTTAAATcacttatcttttaaaataaatttacctAAAAAATATTGTCGGTTTTCTTTGCAAAATAAATCATTCTTTGAACATTGAATCCAAGTTTATacgaaaaagtaaaaatttaaaGTGAAAAGAGACAGACACATTAAATGTTGTAAGATCTACTTGGTTGCTCTTAAATTCGGatacaaatttgaaaattttgtatagaATGTTATCAAGTTAAGGGAAATTAACAGCTAGAACACAGCAATGAATGGATCCCAAAGAGGGAATAGAATGTAACAACCGCTGGTTCTATTGTATTGTATTGTTAGCAGTCGCCATGGAAGAAAGATAGATAGCTCAGCTAACATTCGCAGAATAGTAATACCACTCCTATGTACAATATGCTAGAAAAGCACAGTACTGCGGCCTTAACTTCCAACCAAGGTTGAGAACGTCTTTATCGTAAAACTTCCATCCCGTCACAGCATGTCGTTAGTTCCATTTGATTCAAAGATTGGATAACTTGCTGTCATGAATTTTTTCACTCCTCCCACCCCCACACCtcgagaaaataattttaaaataaatcaaatgaaaGTAGGTAAAAAAGTTGACAAATATTCACATGACGATTTTGTATTATATGGACACGTGCCTGCATGTTACCAAGCCATGTGAACACTTACCTAAAGCCatatcaatttttcttttcttttcttttttatttattttttattttatttatttcacctaaaaccaaaaccatttaacatataataattaaattatctaaacCATTTAACACATTAAATTATCCATATATTAGCCAAAATATtcacataatattatttttttaataataatatattttttttaaattcatattttgcaatATGTTAATTACTAACTAGAGATAgcaatattttgaaataaaatatgtcTTTCGGCAagagatgaagaaaaatttgaatttacttTCACATATGTGGTTCCCAAGTTTCAGCTACTCTTTTTAGATTCACATTTAAATAAACCAATGCGCTCTAACAACTTTCGCATTTTAGTAAGACCCCTATTAACTCCAAATAGGCCCAAAACCAAATCATGTAGGCTTCgagataagttttttttttgtaggtgtAACAATAAACATTTTGGATCATTTCTTTTCCTGGCCAATGTTGAAGGCTGGAGCGTCGTTTTTCCGTATACCCATTGTCCTATTAAGAGTGGGTTTATATGTTTGGGGCAAGGGTAGAGAGAAGCTAAGCAAAACAATAGCGGCAATGAAAGTGCCAAAACGTTTAGACTTTTTGATATTCGACAACGCATCATAGCGCAAGTGAAAACGAAAAATAGGCCTCACTTCTCCAACGGAAGTGTGACATCTACGCATTTAACGAACAAAATGTAAAACGGCCTCTAAACAGCAAGAAAATGTGACaatggaagggaaaaaaattcgCTTGAAAGTATTACAGAACTCCCTTGGCCAATAACTCAGTATATGCGCACTGGTCTCCCCATGGTGGTCTTAAGAGACAAGCTCCTCACCTGATTTCAaaaattggttaaaaaaaaaaaggtcaagaCAATCAGGCTTGCAAaccaaaaggggaaaaaatccccaggaaagaaaaaagaaggttaCCTGATAGAATTAGAAACATTAAAAATGACCTTACAATGCCATAACAGGTAACAGACGACTAAAAGCACTCTCGATAAACAATGACAACTGAGCCAAATTATGCTGCAGAATGTTCTGTGTGCAAATCTTCTGGACTAAAATATTTGAGCTTTGTTCTGTTATTCTGTTTCAGTGTGAATGGGGAGGATGGGTAAATAGTGTTGAATTATACACGTATTCAGAGTGACATTCACAAAGAACCATTCAGACACAAGGATCTCATAAGCACGCACGGTTGCGCCATATAAATTCCAATTTACAAGTTCTATTTTATATCTTTCCCCCCTAACTAGGAAAAACCAAAGGCAAGGACTAAGACTTGAACTATTAACTTCGTAGAAAAGGTTGAAATAGCTTAAAGTTAATAGTAGAATTCAGTTGCCTAAACAAAACAAGAGGGAGAGATCTTACATTTTGCCAGTTCTTCTTCAACAAGGAAACAAGGAAATTCACACTCATTTGAACATTTTGGAAGACCTGCTTCTCCTCCATGGCAACATTCCCAACAGCCACTCCCATGCAAAGCACCTTCTTCAATTGAAACTTAACCATAGCCTTCGTCTCATTAACTTTAGACTCGATCGTTTCTTGATGAGTAACAAGAGTTGGGAACTTccctaaattataattattaaatcagTCAATATTAAACATTCACGAAATATACAACCACCCCACAGGTCCAATTAAAAAGGCTGCCTAACAATAAACAGAaccttcaattttatttttattattttcataagtACCAATATACAGAATCTTCAACTCCCAGGAAGATCTTTTAACAAGTAACAAAGACACAAAATAATATACAAAGACCTTTCTTATTGTTTGCAAGAGAATAGATTTATCTCCATGCAGAGAATATgtatatgaaaaaagaaaggaactgGAATTTTCTATATGCCCGCAACGGAACACGAGCGCTATCAAACCCTTTAGGTAGCTGCTCAGTTCTCTCAAAAGGCAGAATGTGAAAAATTCAGTACACATCTCCCATTGtggaagaaaaattttaaaatcttcaaatcaaatgcaagcaattaaaaacaagtatcaaGGCCAAAATGGCAGAATGAATCAATTTCCACCTCTTATTGTTTACAAAAATTCATCAAAGGGATGCAATAGTAAACATACAAGAAATATACAACACCCCCTAGGTCCAAATGAAAAAAGATATGTACAAGACCTTCCTCAGATTTATCTACATGCAGAGAATATAAACAAGGAAGAAAGGAATTGGAATTTTTTATATGCCAGCAATGGAACACAAGAGCAATCACACTTTCAAGGGCTACCTGGTTCTCTCAAAAGGCAGTGAAGATCTTCATTCTCAgaaaattattcataaaatagCCAACAAAGATCCAAGGCAGAAGGTAAAAAAGTACATTACACCTCTACCACTGCTCAAGAACATTGTATAAACTCAAATCAAACACAAGAAGCTCAATGAAAAAGCGACAATGCAAAGATGGCAGAATGAATGAATTTCCATTCCACATTTCTTGTTGTTTACAAAATATCATACAACATAAATCGTTAAAAGGATTATACAACAAATATACAAAACACCATACGTCCAATGAAAAAGGCTACTCAACAATAAACAGAAACTTTAAATCTcaggaacttttttttttttttttaaaaagtgatcaAATGAGAAAAGATATGTACAAGACCTTTCTTAGACTTATCTACATGCAGAGAATATAAACATGGAAGAAaggaattgaaattttttatacgCCCGCAACGGAACACAAGTGCCATCACACTTTCAAGGGCCACCCGGTTCTCTCAAAAGGCAGTGAAGATCTTCATTCTCAgaaaattattcataaaatagCCAACAAAGATCCAAGGCAGAAGGTAAAAAACTACATTACACCTCTACCAATGCTTAAGAACATTGTATAATCTCAAATCAAACACAAGCAACTCAATGAAAAAGCGACAATGCAAAGATGGCAGAATGAATGAATTTCCATTCCACATTTCTTGTTGTTTACAAAAAATCACACAACATAAATCGTTAAAAGGATTATACAACAAATATACAACACACCATACGTCCAATGAAAAAGGCTACTCAACAATAAACAGAAACTTTAAATCTcaggaactttttttttttttaaaaagtgatcaAATGAGAAAAGATATGTACAAGACCTTTCTTAGACTTATCTACATGCAGAGAATATAAACATGGAAGAAaggaattgaaattttttatacgCCCGCAACGGAACACAAGTGCCATCACACTTTCAAGGGCCACCCGGTTCTCTCAAAAGGCAGTGAAGATCTTCATTCTCAgaaaattattcataaaatagCCAACAAAGATCCAAGGCAGAAGGTAAAAAACTACATTACACCTCTACCAATGCTTAAGAACATTGTATAATCTCAAATCAAACACAAGCAACTCAATGAAAAAGCGACAATGCAAAGATGGCAGAATGAATGAATTTCCATTCCACATTTCTTGTTGTTTACAAAAAATCATACAACATAAATCATGAAAGGGATTATAAAACACACCAAATGTCCAATGAAAAAAGCTACTCAACAATAAACAGAACCTTTAAATCTCAGGAACTTTTTTTGTTAAAAGTGATCAAATGAGAAAAGATATGTACAAGACCTTTCTTAGACTTATATGCAGAGAATATAAACATGGAAGAAAGAAATTGGAATTTTCTATATGCCCGCCATGGAACACAAGATATGTACAAGTGATCAGATGAGAAAAGATATGTACAAGACCTTTCTTAGACTTATATGCAGAGAATATAAACATGTAAGaaaggaatttaaattttctatATGCCCGCAACGGAACACAAGTGCCATCACACTTTCAAGGGCCACCAGGTTCTCTCAAAAGGCAGTGACCATCTTCATTCTCAgaaaattattcataaaatagTCAACAAAGATCCAAGGCAGaaggtaaaaaaatacattacacTTCTACCAATGCTCAAGAATATTTTATAATCTCAAATCAAACACAAGCAACTCAATGAAAAAGTGACAATGCAAAGATGGTAGAACGAATGAATTTCCACATTTCTTGTTGTTTACAAAAAATCACACAACATAAATCATGAAAGGGATGCAACAATAAACGTACAAGAAATATACAACACATGTTATGTCCAATGAAAAAGGCTACCTAACAATAAACAGAACCTTTAAATCTCAGGAAGTTTTTTTTACAAGTTATCAAATGAGAAAAGATATGTACAAGACCTTTCTTAGACTTATCTACATGAAGAGAATATAAACATGGAAGAAAGGAATTGGAATTTTCTATATGCCCGCAACGGAACACAAGTGCCATCACACTTTCAAAGGCCACTTGGTTCTCTCTAAAGGCAGTGACTATCTTCATTCTcagaaaatttttcataaaatagcCAACAAAGACCCAAAGCAGAAGGTAAAACAATACATTACACATCTGTCATTGCTCAAGAACATTTTAAAGTATATTTTCAAATCAAACAGAGGTAACTCAATGAAAAAGTAACAAGGAAAAAATGCCAAAACGAATGAATGTCCACATTTCTTACTTTCTACGAAAAATATACCCAACAAATCATCAAATGAATGCAAATGACAAAAAAGCATGCCAAGAGAACAAAAACATTCTAAAATATGTgctgcataaaaaaatatataataaaaaaattataaaaacagcaaaatttaataaattaatatagtataCTTGCCTGCCTTATTGAGGCCAGGGCCCAAAAGTCGGGGAATCTGCTTAATGACAGCTTCTGATGCTAAAAAGGCATGGTATTTCTTGGCAAGCTTCTTAACcaatttcttgtttttgttaAGCTTTTTCAATGCTTCAACATCCATATAATCTAAGCCAATCTTCTCCGCCTGCATgacattgcaaaattttgatcACTGAACAAAATTTCAATCATAAATGATCAACCtcatcaaaagaaatgaaaatgaaaaacaacTTACTCTGATGTGGGTACAAGTTAAAAAAcacaggaaaagaaaaggacgaTGGTAATAAATAGGACAGATTCAAACACCCAAATACAACTTGCCATCACAAACTAAATACAAtgacaaaaaatttataagttcatgccaatttttttttgataagttcatgCCAATTAAAAAGCTTGAATGTAGACAAATGATATCAGTGCACTCAAAACCAATAATCAATAAAAACCCGTATAAATCTCTATCCAAAAAGCAACCAATTGATAATGCTAGTACCCTTATTATGTGGTTTCCTAAGAGTAGCACATCCAAACATGTAAACAGAACACCACagattcataaaataatttctcaCCTTCACCCTCTAAGAAATTGATATCTGTATGTCACGTACAATCTCCACAAATATATCTTCCCTTCTCACTTCTAATAGAAAGTGATACTTTCATTTGACCACAGAAACTTTGGGATTGCATAACCAGAGAAATTAGAAAGCACAGTAtttaactgtatataatatacCCATCCACAGATCTCAAATTGTAAAAATCGTTTTCTGCATGATTACAAAATCAAACTGAAAAAATACGTgcagaaaataaaagtaaaagtcTTTTAGATTCCTGAACAATTTATTCACAAATACGTTTCTTGTAAATCATGAAGCTAAGAGTTGTAACAGGTCATAATAAACCTCAGAAAGCTTCATCAGTACTGGCttcaaagaaatcaaaagaatatGGGCATTTTAATCTACAAGACATCAGGAAACATGAAGGTTCAATCAAGTGTAAACCTAGACACTCATTTGAGATCAAAACTACAACAAACTCTCAGCCAAGTGTAACAGCATCACTACCTCTTCAACATGTTGAGCATCTCCAAGCATGCAAACTTTCATCTTTGGACGAGGAATATGTGGCAACTTAACAGAACCACTGAATCGCTTATCCTTCTGGGGATCATAATTTTTTAGCCCAATCTGGAGCTCAATGGTCTCAGTGAAATTACGCTTCTTATCTCTGGATCCAGTAAAGAGAGTAGAGATGGCCTCTCGTACGGCATCACTCTGAAGCTTACTGTTGAAAGAAGGATCGAAGAAGTGAGATCACAGAAACTGAGGTGCATCAACCTGATGACTTCATCTTTCATCATCGTCTAGGAAATATTCTACATATTCAGGGCACAATAATGAAACAATCTGAGACACCGAGTAAAATGGCACTGGTTTGGTTTTCAATGTTCAGTTTATAAGCAACACTATCAGACATGAATCCTAATCAAATGCATTATCCAGCATCACAATCATGATTCTGCCTACACACATTCAACAAATCACattcttgagaaaaaaaaagggttaagTTACACATATAAACAACCACCACCTATAGCTTTACTGATAAGGGACGAAATAATGTTGATATAATGAGAAATAGTCTACATTCATTCATGGGTAATCAATAGGGAAATCGATTCTTGAAAAGCACACCAACTTTATACATCATGTGAAATGGTAACATTTAGAGTTTAGCTTTGGTGAGAAATGGACAATGCATGCTCCCCATATAGGCTAAAGTTTAGACTTTCTACCAATacttgcaacaaaaataagaatgCCACAAAGTTCTTTGACAACAaccattaaaagaaaagattcaACCAGAGATGATATACCATGTCACCAATCTTAAAAAATCACAGATTCTTCCGAATTACATGAATAAATGAACCTCGCATTGAGAGCATAAGAACTTCAATCATACAATTGGCACTGCTAATCATCACGGAATTTCAACGGATAATACTTCCTAAAATCCTAAAAGCGAATCCATCATAATATGACAAGGccaatagaaaaataaacacaagTTGATATTTCAAATACCTCATGTTCTAATTTCGAAGGCCTACTTTCACAGACCCACTAACAGCTTTTCCAACTGCAAACCCAACCAAAGCATgtcaaatgaaaaaacaaagccACGCATATACTTACGTAAATGAAATATTAGAaacaaacagaaagaaaaacttgtaaccagtatgaaatctcaaaatttaatacattacCCGACTTTCTCGGGAAACAAACAAGGATTGCAGATCTAGAAATAAAACAAGAAGGCAGTTTTCAAAAAGACAAGATCTGATTCAGATTCTCAAAATCAACGAGACAAACCTGTTGCGGTTGCGGAGGGAGGTAGTACCGGAAGAAGGAGGAACTCTACCTAGGGTTTCTGGCGGCTTAGCATTCAGTATATATAGCAGTTAGCAACGGGAAGAACTGGCATTATCTGCTAAACCCTAAGAGAAATGTACACGTGTCGGAACAATTGTGGcccaatttgaaaataaaaaattattatgggATCGAACCTTCACAAACGACCTTGTTTATATTACcaaatcatttcaattca includes:
- the LOC122292075 gene encoding 60S ribosomal protein L10a-like; translation: MSKLQSDAVREAISTLFTGSRDKKRNFTETIELQIGLKNYDPQKDKRFSGSVKLPHIPRPKMKVCMLGDAQHVEEAEKIGLDYMDVEALKKLNKNKKLVKKLAKKYHAFLASEAVIKQIPRLLGPGLNKAGKFPTLVTHQETIESKVNETKAMVKFQLKKVLCMGVAVGNVAMEEKQVFQNVQMSVNFLVSLLKKNWQNVRSLSLKTTMGRPVRIY